TCATATATGATGAAATCAATATCTGAGGTAAACCGAGCAACGTCCATCGTGCTCAGAGCAAGGCCTCCGGACAGAACAAAGGCAATTCCTTCTTCATTGAACCGTTTCATGAGAAGATGAAGTACCGTCTCGAATTTCATGGCCGCATCATGCCTGAGAAACGGGTTATCTCTTTCTTTCGTCAAGAATCCGTTTCACGAGATTCCCGTCCGCCTGTTTACCGAAATGCTTCATGATGGCGCCCATGGCCTGCGTCGGCGATTTGAACTTCGAAAAATCGACGTTCTCCTCAATCCAGCTCCGGATGTCCTCTTCCGAAGCCATCTTCGGCAGATAGGCTTCCAGGATGTGCAGGTATTCGGGGCTTTGTTCGGGCTTGAGGGAAATCACCGTTTTTTCCGACTTGACCAGCCCCCGGATGATGTCGAGGATATCGTCGTTGGTGATTTCTTCGGCGGTTTTCAGCCGAAAGGATTTCTTTCCGCTTTCCAACGTCAGTGGAACCGTCAGCTTCGGGAATTCGGACATGATCTGGCGGATGGCGTTACGGAGGGTTTCGTTTTTTTGAAGCATGCTCGTCTTCAAATCCGCCTTGAGTTTCTCCAGAAGCGGGACATGCATATCCGGGCTCCAGCCATAGGGTTTATCCGTTGTGGTCATGATTACCTCCTGGGTTAGCGATATTATAGGCGTCAACTGTAAAAAGCACTGCTGCGTCGTTCCGGCGACCGATCAAGGTACGGGCATGGGCCAACGATATTGCCCGGGAATGATCGAACGAAGCTGCCACCGTTATGCCGCGTCGCTCAATTGGGTTTCGAAAAACGCTTTTTTCTCCTCGTATTGCCGACTGAGCACATCGAGCTTGTTGAATGCTTCCTCCATACGATCCTGGCATGCGGCCAGTTCTTTGGAAAGTGCCGCAATCCTGGCACCTTCTCCCGACTGGGCTGCCTCCTGAATGGCCAGCGACAGGGTGCTCATCGTCTCTTCGTCCGCCACGATCCGGTTTTCGATCTCCGCCATCGCTGTCTCCAGGGGTTTCAGTTCGCGGGATTTTGCTGCGATCAGCTCGGAGCGGATTTTCCGCTGCCCTTTTTTGGAGGTTTTGATGACCGGCAGCGTTTCGGCGGAAGGCTGTGATCCACCCGTGCGGACTTCTTCGGCCCATCCGATGGTATCGAGAAACCGCTGATAGGTGCCGTCGAAATGCTCGATGCGATCGTCCTGGAATACAATGAGGCTGTCGGCCAGGGCATGCAGAAACATTTCGTTGTGGGTGACCATGATCAGGGCGCCATCGAAGCTGTCGAGCGCTTCCAGCAGGGCGTCACACGCATCCATGTCGAGGTGGTTGGTCGGCTCGTCGAGAATCAGCAGGTTGCAAGGCGTAAGCAGAATCTTTCCGAGCATCACCCGGCTTTTTTCGCCGCCGGAGAGCACATCGATCTTTTTCAGGGCATCGTCGCCTTCGAAGAGCATCGCCCCGCAAATGTTCCGGACAGCCTGCCGTTCGATCCGGTGGTTGACCGTCCAGATCTCTTCCTCGATGGTATGCTGAGGGATCAGCGTCTGGATATTGGTCTGCTCATATACCCCCATGGCCACCCCGGGGTTGACGGTGATCTTGCCGCTTTGCGGCTGCAGGGTTCCAGCCAGAAGCCGAAGCAGCGTCGTCTTGCCTTTCCCGTTTCGTCCGATCACCCCGATCTTGCGACCGGATTCGATGGCGCAGGAAAAATCCCGGATGAGGGGTTGGGTCGGATCATAGGAAAAGTCGATATGCTCCGCCCGCAGCATCTGCTTTCCGGAAAAAGGCTTGGAACTGAAGGAAAACTCGAGCTGCCGGATTTTTTCAAGCCGGTCTTTCTGGCTCATCTTGGCCAGGGTTTTCACGCGGCTTTGCACCATGTTGGCTAGCCGCGCCTTGGCCCGGAAGCGGGAAATGAACAACTCGATTTCCTTCCGCTTTTTTTCGTCGTTGACCCGCGTCTTTTCGTAAATGGCCTCATCCTGGGCGATCTGGGTGTAGAATTTTTCGGTGTTGCCAGCGATTTTCCGGATTTTTTTCCGGTGGATGCCCATGGTATGCGTGATGACGGAATCCATGAACCCGCGATCATGGGTGATGAGGACAAGCTCTCTGGGCCAGGATGCCAGAAACCGCTGAATCCAGCGGATGGAGGCGATGTCGAGGTAGTTGGTGGGCTCATCGAGAAGCAGCATGTCCGGATCGGACACCAGAATCTTGGCCAGATTGAGCCGCACCTGATATCCTCCCGAAAAGTCGAGGGGATTCTGTTTCATGTCTTCTGCGGAAAACCCGAGGCCTGTCAGAATACGCTCGACTTTCCAGTGATGGTCCCGCTGATTGGCCGGAAGGTGCTTCATGCCTTCGAGCAGAACGGTGCTTTCCGTAAAA
This Desulfatirhabdium butyrativorans DSM 18734 DNA region includes the following protein-coding sequences:
- a CDS encoding GatB/YqeY domain-containing protein is translated as MTTTDKPYGWSPDMHVPLLEKLKADLKTSMLQKNETLRNAIRQIMSEFPKLTVPLTLESGKKSFRLKTAEEITNDDILDIIRGLVKSEKTVISLKPEQSPEYLHILEAYLPKMASEEDIRSWIEENVDFSKFKSPTQAMGAIMKHFGKQADGNLVKRILDERKR
- a CDS encoding ABC-F family ATP-binding cassette domain-containing protein — translated: MISVDNISKSYGDHVLFDEVSFKINPKERVGFVGRNGHGKTTLFRILMGKERPDSGTVLIPKLYRIAYVEQEFDFTESTVLLEGMKHLPANQRDHHWKVERILTGLGFSAEDMKQNPLDFSGGYQVRLNLAKILVSDPDMLLLDEPTNYLDIASIRWIQRFLASWPRELVLITHDRGFMDSVITHTMGIHRKKIRKIAGNTEKFYTQIAQDEAIYEKTRVNDEKKRKEIELFISRFRAKARLANMVQSRVKTLAKMSQKDRLEKIRQLEFSFSSKPFSGKQMLRAEHIDFSYDPTQPLIRDFSCAIESGRKIGVIGRNGKGKTTLLRLLAGTLQPQSGKITVNPGVAMGVYEQTNIQTLIPQHTIEEEIWTVNHRIERQAVRNICGAMLFEGDDALKKIDVLSGGEKSRVMLGKILLTPCNLLILDEPTNHLDMDACDALLEALDSFDGALIMVTHNEMFLHALADSLIVFQDDRIEHFDGTYQRFLDTIGWAEEVRTGGSQPSAETLPVIKTSKKGQRKIRSELIAAKSRELKPLETAMAEIENRIVADEETMSTLSLAIQEAAQSGEGARIAALSKELAACQDRMEEAFNKLDVLSRQYEEKKAFFETQLSDAA